A part of Bacteroidia bacterium genomic DNA contains:
- a CDS encoding rhodanese-like domain-containing protein has protein sequence MKKGYWLIGIWLLISCGSQKVSGNKEIEGIETYTFNKDKLIQALPAERFNRVLDSLNPIVIDVREPEKYSKKRIKNAKNLNYESLNFALEISRLNKNAKYAIYCDNGIRSRLAIQKFIDADIKTVFVLKGGIEVFEKKFPQKIESGSD, from the coding sequence ATGAAAAAAGGCTACTGGCTGATAGGTATTTGGTTACTGATAAGTTGTGGAAGTCAAAAAGTGTCAGGAAATAAAGAAATAGAAGGGATAGAGACTTATACTTTCAATAAAGATAAGCTAATTCAGGCTTTGCCTGCTGAACGTTTTAACAGAGTTTTGGACTCTCTCAATCCTATCGTGATTGACGTAAGAGAACCAGAAAAATACTCAAAAAAGCGGATTAAAAATGCAAAAAACCTTAATTACGAAAGTCTTAACTTTGCTTTGGAAATCAGTCGTTTGAACAAAAACGCAAAATATGCTATCTACTGCGATAACGGGATACGAAGTAGGTTAGCTATACAAAAATTTATAGATGCCGATATAAAAACGGTTTTTGTTCTCAAAGGAGGAATAGAAGTTTTTGAAAAAAAATTTCCTCAAAAGATAGAAAGTGGATCAGATTAA
- a CDS encoding peroxiredoxin family protein, whose protein sequence is MSFVGLLSFFVAKAQALNPNAVFDCNNLYNVEGMKIGEKAPQFSGIDQDARPIVLSSILKYQNKNVLLMFYRSSICPNAQQQIVELQKKIEGFESKNTKVIAVTTEPMEKIIEMTQKNKVTFSIIHDNNHRIMDAYRSSVKLTEAQLKPLLEQGGQIEKNPNEDYYTIPIPVIYLISRHDQRIKAVFISDKQQLVYAAEYIQSKILE, encoded by the coding sequence GTGAGCTTTGTGGGGCTACTTAGCTTCTTTGTTGCAAAAGCACAAGCTCTCAATCCCAATGCAGTTTTTGACTGTAATAATCTTTACAATGTAGAGGGAATGAAAATAGGCGAAAAAGCACCTCAATTTTCAGGTATAGACCAGGATGCTCGCCCTATTGTATTGTCTTCTATTCTCAAATATCAAAATAAAAATGTACTACTGATGTTTTACCGCAGTTCCATCTGCCCGAATGCCCAACAACAAATTGTTGAACTCCAAAAGAAAATAGAAGGTTTTGAGTCAAAAAATACAAAAGTCATCGCAGTTACTACTGAACCTATGGAAAAAATAATAGAAATGACCCAAAAAAATAAAGTTACTTTCTCGATTATACACGACAATAATCACAGAATTATGGATGCATATAGAAGCTCTGTTAAACTAACTGAAGCACAGCTCAAGCCCTTATTAGAGCAAGGCGGACAGATAGAAAAAAACCCAAATGAAGACTATTACACTATTCCTATTCCCGTCATTTACCTCATCAGCAGACATGACCAAAGAATCAAAGCTGTCTTCATAAGTGATAAACAACAACTTGTTTATGCCGCAGAGTACATTCAAAGCAAAATTTTAGAGTAA
- a CDS encoding peroxiredoxin family protein, with the protein MDLAYISKVMNMKKLILNIGILVGFSFVGLSQQSIAELARSATGLNIGDKAPNFSSVDTEGRPVNMQRLRGKNNVILMFYSGPLYSLEEGAIRNGAVDQIAELVENGLNAIDAKQIEVILVTSDTPNQIKKLKEQFPKSERFHYINDVGHRIMDMYQASFKIPKNHPDIQELIRRNAIKGNIAEDYYVAPAPMIFLITKDGRIKAKFSQVNIDKMQEAGLARENSVAYSWRYIESKIQE; encoded by the coding sequence ATGGATTTAGCTTACATTTCAAAGGTTATGAATATGAAAAAGCTCATTTTGAATATTGGAATTTTAGTGGGGTTTTCATTTGTGGGCCTTAGCCAACAAAGTATTGCGGAGTTAGCGCGTTCAGCTACAGGCTTAAATATTGGTGATAAAGCACCGAACTTTTCTTCCGTAGATACAGAAGGTAGACCCGTAAACATGCAGCGCTTACGTGGTAAAAACAACGTGATTCTAATGTTTTACAGTGGTCCTTTGTATTCTTTAGAAGAAGGTGCTATTAGAAACGGTGCAGTTGACCAAATCGCAGAATTAGTAGAAAACGGATTAAATGCTATTGATGCTAAACAAATAGAAGTAATTTTAGTAACTTCTGATACTCCTAACCAAATTAAAAAACTGAAAGAGCAATTTCCAAAATCCGAAAGGTTCCACTATATCAATGATGTAGGGCATCGGATTATGGACATGTACCAAGCTTCTTTCAAAATTCCTAAAAACCATCCTGATATTCAAGAGTTAATAAGACGCAACGCGATAAAAGGTAATATTGCAGAAGACTATTATGTAGCCCCTGCACCTATGATATTCCTGATTACAAAAGATGGGCGAATCAAAGCAAAGTTCAGTCAAGTAAACATAGACAAAATGCAGGAAGCTGGACTAGCAAGAGAAAATAGCGTAGCATATTCTTGGCGATATATTGAGTCAAAAATTCAAGAGTAA
- a CDS encoding glycosyltransferase: MNILEITPRIPYPPNDGGAIAMYNTIKYLQKAQNTVTVLALNTNKHYQDPVVLQDICSAVHSVEINTDIRLFKAMFNLFKRVPYNVERFISKKFAQKIEQVLNQQSFDLIQLEGTFVAWYVDIIKKHTKVPVFLRAHNVEYLIWERLYKNAPRHPQAAYIRYLSKKLKQFEKEYFNKFDGILAITAEDAQRMREDLQVSVPIQVIPAGVDFEIFQPNPDISTLPNSLFLFGSLDWIPNVEAVLWFYHQIFPKLKEQYPDIQIHIGGKNPPSEILSLHDEKHIFVYPNVPSARDFMQSFEIMLVPLRSGGGMRIKIIEAMAMGKIVISTSVGAEGILVQNEQNILIANSPQEFVTQITRCFEDSGLKQKIAQNAYVTARQHYDWQNITKKMINFYQQIIRSMSSQKS; the protein is encoded by the coding sequence ATGAACATTTTAGAAATTACACCCCGCATACCCTATCCCCCAAATGACGGGGGCGCTATTGCTATGTATAACACAATAAAGTATTTACAAAAAGCACAAAATACAGTTACTGTATTAGCTTTGAACACAAATAAACACTACCAAGATCCTGTTGTTCTGCAAGATATTTGTAGTGCAGTACATAGCGTAGAAATTAACACTGACATACGCCTCTTTAAGGCAATGTTTAATTTATTTAAGCGAGTACCTTACAACGTAGAACGGTTTATTAGTAAAAAATTTGCTCAGAAAATTGAGCAAGTTTTGAATCAGCAAAGTTTTGACCTTATTCAGCTAGAAGGGACATTTGTAGCTTGGTATGTAGATATTATTAAAAAGCACACTAAGGTCCCTGTATTTTTAAGGGCCCACAATGTAGAATATCTCATTTGGGAACGCTTGTACAAAAATGCACCTCGGCATCCCCAAGCTGCCTACATTCGTTATTTATCTAAAAAACTTAAACAATTTGAAAAAGAGTACTTTAATAAGTTTGATGGCATTTTAGCCATCACTGCTGAAGATGCCCAGCGCATGCGAGAAGATCTTCAAGTTTCTGTACCTATACAAGTTATTCCCGCAGGAGTAGATTTTGAAATTTTTCAACCTAATCCTGACATTTCAACTTTACCTAACAGTTTGTTTTTATTTGGCAGCTTAGACTGGATACCAAACGTAGAAGCAGTTTTATGGTTTTATCATCAGATATTTCCAAAGCTAAAAGAGCAATATCCTGATATTCAAATTCATATTGGTGGAAAAAATCCGCCTTCGGAAATTTTATCTTTACATGATGAAAAGCATATTTTTGTTTATCCGAATGTGCCTTCTGCGCGTGATTTTATGCAATCTTTTGAAATAATGTTAGTTCCTTTGCGTAGTGGTGGGGGAATGCGGATTAAAATTATTGAAGCAATGGCTATGGGCAAAATTGTTATTAGTACAAGTGTAGGAGCAGAAGGTATTCTTGTCCAAAATGAGCAGAATATTCTCATTGCCAACTCTCCCCAAGAATTTGTTACACAGATTACAAGGTGTTTTGAGGACTCGGGATTAAAACAAAAAATAGCTCAAAATGCGTACGTTACGGCGCGGCAGCATTATGATTGGCAAAATATTACTAAAAAAATGATAAACTTTTACCAACAGATTATTCGTAGTATGAGTAGCCAGAAGTCATAA